Proteins from one Flavobacterium sp. N2038 genomic window:
- a CDS encoding DUF3592 domain-containing protein, translating to MKYIFCTIGLLIFAQAFYIYQEKRTFVEKADAVQGIVLGNSTNEKTIVSFITKAGKPIQFISDNSNNLTNYNEGENVEVLYDPENPNKAKINSFSTLYTGVSILGFFGAVFFLTGFSFFLSDNSKQKKMHFLQQNGKQIVTKFIDVQIDLNTTVNGSNPYFICSEWLDPKNNELYFFESDNIWFDPTDSIKKDEIKVVINPLNPKEYFMDISFLPVISK from the coding sequence ATGAAATATATTTTCTGTACAATTGGTTTGCTAATATTTGCACAAGCCTTTTATATTTATCAGGAAAAAAGGACTTTTGTAGAAAAGGCAGATGCTGTACAGGGTATTGTTTTAGGTAATTCTACAAATGAGAAAACTATTGTGTCTTTTATCACAAAAGCAGGTAAACCAATTCAATTTATTTCTGATAACAGTAACAATCTAACAAACTATAATGAAGGAGAAAATGTCGAAGTTTTGTATGATCCTGAAAATCCTAACAAAGCTAAAATCAATAGTTTTAGTACTTTGTATACAGGTGTATCAATTTTAGGCTTTTTTGGAGCCGTTTTCTTTTTGACAGGTTTCTCATTTTTTTTATCTGATAATTCTAAACAAAAGAAAATGCATTTTTTGCAGCAAAACGGAAAACAAATTGTTACAAAATTTATTGATGTACAGATTGATTTAAACACAACAGTAAACGGTAGTAATCCTTATTTTATTTGCAGTGAGTGGCTGGATCCAAAAAACAATGAACTATATTTTTTTGAAAGCGACAATATTTGGTTTGACCCCACAGATTCTATAAAAAAAGATGAAATAAAGGTTGTAATTAACCCATTGAATCCAAAAGAATATTTTATGGATATTTCTTTTTTACCTGTCATAAGTAAATAA
- a CDS encoding TlpA family protein disulfide reductase — MKKSIYIIIAFLIFTTSFSQNKFENLEVDPIQIQKTYTGWSVYQSKNIMLSRDFTALDSSSKEISKESFLDQLANGNVIPIRLKSEANVYVYKLFKIQPKTDTSIKATINQIGFDALKNYKMEGTVFPSFSFKDLDGNLVTNESMKGKIIVIKCWYIHCTPCIREFPQVNKLVSAYKDRKDILFVSLAEDSPEQLKTFLARKPLSYSVIPNMKDYMNEALQLNSFPTHFILNKEGMISKVLPNFESLEVALAKESKQ; from the coding sequence ATGAAGAAATCAATTTATATTATAATAGCATTTTTAATTTTCACTACTTCTTTCAGTCAAAATAAATTCGAAAACCTGGAAGTTGATCCCATTCAAATTCAAAAAACATATACAGGCTGGTCCGTTTATCAAAGTAAAAACATAATGCTTTCCAGAGATTTTACAGCGCTGGATTCCTCTTCAAAAGAAATTTCAAAAGAATCTTTTTTAGATCAATTGGCAAACGGAAACGTTATCCCAATTCGATTAAAATCTGAGGCGAATGTTTATGTCTATAAACTATTCAAAATTCAGCCAAAAACAGATACAAGTATAAAAGCAACAATCAATCAAATTGGTTTTGATGCTCTCAAGAATTATAAAATGGAAGGAACGGTTTTTCCTTCGTTTTCATTTAAAGATTTAGATGGAAATCTGGTTACCAACGAATCCATGAAAGGAAAAATCATTGTGATAAAATGCTGGTACATTCATTGTACGCCTTGTATTAGAGAATTTCCTCAGGTTAATAAGCTTGTTTCAGCTTATAAAGACAGAAAAGATATACTTTTTGTAAGTTTAGCCGAAGATTCACCGGAACAATTAAAAACATTCCTGGCCAGAAAACCGTTATCGTATTCGGTTATTCCAAATATGAAAGACTATATGAATGAAGCTTTACAGTTAAATTCATTTCCAACACATTTTATTCTCAATAAAGAAGGAATGATTTCTAAAGTCTTACCCAATTTTGAGAGTTTGGAAGTGGCTTTAGCGAAAGAAAGTAAACAGTAG
- a CDS encoding virulence RhuM family protein has protein sequence MQAPILLYQTSEANINIEVTFLDENFWLSQKAMALLFGVESHTITYHLKEIYKSLELDPISTTRKIRAVQTEGKREVSREIDFYNLDAIIAVGYRVNSKQATQFRIWATQTLKEFIIKGFVLNDEMLKNGKAFGKDYFEELLERIREIRSSERRFYQKITDIYALSANYEKDNIETKAFFATVQNKLHWAITGKTASEIIYTEADATKIYMGLSTWKDAPDGKIQKSDVTIAKNYLNDAHLQELNRIVSAYLDLAENYAKRQIIMQMEDWTVFLNNFLQLSSYPILTDKGKISHLEAKIKAEMEFDKYRIIQDREYLSDFDKEIMKLKKE, from the coding sequence ATGCAAGCTCCCATCTTATTATATCAAACTTCTGAAGCTAACATTAATATTGAAGTTACTTTTTTGGATGAAAATTTCTGGCTTTCGCAAAAGGCTATGGCTTTACTATTTGGAGTCGAATCTCACACGATAACTTATCACTTAAAAGAAATTTATAAAAGCTTAGAATTAGATCCTATTTCAACTACTCGAAAAATTCGAGCAGTTCAAACTGAAGGAAAAAGAGAAGTAAGCAGAGAAATTGATTTTTACAATCTCGACGCAATTATTGCTGTGGGTTATAGAGTAAATTCTAAGCAAGCTACTCAATTCAGAATTTGGGCAACTCAGACTTTAAAAGAATTTATTATCAAAGGGTTTGTTTTAAATGATGAAATGCTTAAAAATGGAAAAGCTTTCGGGAAAGATTATTTTGAGGAATTATTGGAGCGAATAAGAGAAATTCGTTCTTCTGAAAGACGTTTTTATCAAAAAATCACTGATATCTATGCGCTTTCGGCAAATTATGAAAAAGACAATATTGAAACAAAAGCATTTTTTGCAACCGTGCAAAACAAACTTCATTGGGCTATAACAGGCAAAACTGCTTCCGAAATTATTTATACAGAAGCAGATGCCACAAAAATCTATATGGGACTTTCAACATGGAAAGATGCTCCCGATGGAAAAATTCAAAAAAGCGATGTAACTATTGCGAAAAATTATTTAAACGATGCGCATCTTCAAGAACTCAACAGAATTGTTTCAGCTTATTTAGATCTGGCAGAAAATTATGCTAAACGCCAAATCATTATGCAAATGGAAGATTGGACCGTTTTTCTAAACAATTTTCTACAGCTTTCAAGTTATCCTATTTTGACTGATAAAGGAAAAATTTCTCATTTGGAAGCAAAAATTAAAGCTGAGATGGAGTTCGATAAATATCGAATTATTCAGGATAGAGAATATTTATCTGACTTTGACAAAGAAATAATGAAATTAAAAAAAGAATAA
- a CDS encoding ABC-F family ATP-binding cassette domain-containing protein, whose product MLTVNNLSVQFGKRILFDEVNTTFTHGNIYGVIGANGAGKSTFLKIISGDMDPTSGHIHLEPGKRMSVLTQNHNLFDEHTVLETVLMGNKVLYAVKKEMDELYLDYNDKNADRIGELQVQFEEMNGWNADSDAAAMLSNLGISEADHYTLMADMEGKMKVRVLLAQALFGNPDVLIMDEPTNDLDFETIAWLENFLANYENTVIVVSHDRHFLDAVCTHISDIDFGKINHYSGNYTFWYESSQLAAKQRAQQNKKAEEKKQELEEFIRRFSANVAKSKQATSRKKMISKLNISEIKPSSRRYPAIIFDQDREAGDQILNVENLSASVDGEVLFKDVDLNMAKGDKIVLFSKDSRATTAFYEILNGEQKADSGTFDWGITTNQAYLPAENHDFFENDLSLVDWLRQYAKTEEERDEVFIRGFLGKMIFSGEEALKTSRVLSGGEKVRCMLSRMMMERANVLMLDEPTNHLDLESITAFNNSLKNFKGSVIFTTHDHEFAQTVGNRIVELTPNGVIDRYMTFDEYLDDEKIQEQRKKMYNL is encoded by the coding sequence ATGTTAACAGTCAATAATTTATCAGTTCAATTTGGCAAACGAATTTTGTTTGACGAAGTAAATACCACTTTTACACACGGAAATATTTATGGAGTTATTGGAGCCAATGGTGCTGGAAAATCTACATTTCTAAAAATCATTTCAGGCGATATGGACCCAACTTCAGGGCATATTCATTTAGAACCGGGAAAACGTATGTCGGTTTTAACGCAAAACCATAACTTGTTCGATGAGCATACGGTTTTGGAAACTGTTTTGATGGGAAATAAAGTTCTGTATGCTGTTAAAAAAGAAATGGATGAACTTTATTTAGACTACAACGATAAAAATGCAGACAGGATAGGGGAGCTTCAGGTTCAGTTTGAAGAAATGAACGGATGGAACGCCGATTCTGATGCAGCAGCAATGTTGTCTAACTTAGGAATTTCTGAGGCTGATCATTATACTTTAATGGCCGATATGGAAGGAAAAATGAAAGTTCGTGTGCTTTTGGCGCAGGCACTTTTCGGAAATCCTGATGTATTGATTATGGATGAGCCTACCAACGATTTGGATTTCGAGACAATCGCTTGGTTAGAAAATTTCTTAGCAAACTACGAAAATACTGTAATAGTAGTATCTCACGACCGTCACTTTTTGGATGCGGTTTGTACACATATTTCTGATATTGATTTCGGAAAAATTAATCACTATTCAGGAAACTATACATTCTGGTACGAGTCTAGCCAATTAGCGGCAAAACAACGTGCACAACAAAACAAAAAAGCAGAAGAGAAGAAACAGGAGCTGGAAGAATTTATTCGTCGTTTTAGTGCAAACGTTGCGAAATCTAAACAAGCAACTTCTCGTAAAAAAATGATTTCTAAATTGAATATTTCTGAAATCAAACCTTCTAGCCGACGTTACCCTGCGATTATTTTCGATCAGGATCGTGAAGCGGGAGATCAGATCTTAAATGTAGAAAACTTATCTGCTTCTGTAGATGGTGAAGTTCTATTTAAAGATGTTGATTTGAATATGGCAAAAGGTGATAAAATCGTTCTTTTCTCTAAAGATTCACGTGCAACAACAGCTTTCTACGAAATCTTAAACGGTGAGCAAAAAGCAGATTCAGGAACTTTTGATTGGGGAATTACAACAAACCAGGCTTATCTTCCTGCGGAAAACCACGATTTCTTTGAAAACGATTTGAGTTTAGTAGATTGGTTACGTCAGTACGCTAAAACAGAAGAAGAACGCGATGAAGTATTTATTAGAGGTTTCTTAGGGAAAATGATTTTCTCTGGAGAAGAAGCTTTAAAAACGTCCAGAGTTTTATCTGGAGGAGAAAAAGTGCGTTGTATGCTTTCCAGAATGATGATGGAACGTGCAAACGTTTTAATGCTGGACGAACCAACAAATCACTTAGATTTGGAGTCTATTACCGCTTTCAATAATTCATTGAAAAACTTTAAAGGTTCTGTGATCTTCACAACGCATGACCACGAGTTCGCGCAAACTGTTGGTAACAGAATCGTAGAATTGACACCAAACGGAGTTATCGACCGTTACATGACATTTGACGAATATCTTGATGATGAAAAGATTCAGGAACAGAGAAAGAAGATGTACAATCTTTAA
- a CDS encoding fibronectin type III domain-containing protein — protein MKKLYFLFLLLVISYASKAQNLFPYLQNATPTSIYVNWKTESNPESIVEYGTTASSLNVTVTGNTNVFTDSGYPGNYFYHSAKLINLSANTKYYYRIKTGANVSSVYSFKTLPNPGQAATADGHIRFLIMGDNQLKAVPRYDSLVSAAKRKIKQKWGKTLSPDDNISMTFMVGDQVDVGTLDHYENVHFKKNRGLSGNIPIQTTVGNHETYGTLGMNSYYDHFYISELSYKGISSGTENYYAQQAGNVLFISLSSEHTGAAQLTWLQQVLATANADNTVEWIFSLSHRPYQAEQYVGDISTWVRNTAVPLLVTSPKYSMHIGAHHHLYHRGQLKNTPTYNIISGGTAWDQYWGSSTEQDFEDVQKTICNWIYQIVDIDVINGKMDIESYSIGSVDKWKNNQLMDEFHRYKNKAAPVKPAITNTFTTTNTLPLTISGSAYSTTTNELLNTSQFLISQTPTFDIVKKEVYRDFENLYGKYGTKKDSTVNINLGVDITKMNLASNSLPNGKYYVKLRYRDRNLEWSPWSDVQTFTVTGSNTVNTEIQTDALTYSQSTPIKVNFTDAPASTSTWIGLYKDGQTPGASTPSQTWKYTDGSASGFINFPSGLANKGRYYAAIFSNGGYTEVAARKYFYVGPVPVLTTDKTEYSVGTPVIVSYSNGPQLAKDWIGIYKMGVNPGSGVASTSWQYVTTVADAKSFTGLPKGYYYAEYYLQDGFNSIGNKVFFKIGAVVTELWINKPVYDLGEQITASWTDAPGIVKDWLGVYHEGDDPNAKPLVSYTYFEGLSEGTKNIAAAELPKEKGNYFLVMFTNDSYNEVSNRVSFEVIEPHLGNDEFKIDNGLRVYPNPTNSNMETFIQSEYPIDEIEIYSMEGKLLYATKNVNNNKFSLINQDLPKGVYILKIHSRKLFTAKLIVK, from the coding sequence ATGAAAAAACTTTACTTTCTATTTTTGCTTCTGGTAATAAGTTATGCTTCAAAAGCGCAAAACTTATTTCCGTATTTGCAAAATGCAACACCGACCTCTATTTATGTAAACTGGAAAACAGAGAGTAATCCGGAGTCTATTGTAGAATATGGAACAACAGCATCCAGCCTTAATGTTACCGTTACAGGTAATACAAATGTTTTTACAGATTCTGGTTACCCGGGAAACTATTTTTATCACAGTGCTAAGCTGATTAATCTTTCTGCCAACACCAAGTATTATTACAGAATAAAGACAGGAGCAAATGTATCTTCAGTTTATTCTTTTAAAACATTGCCAAATCCGGGGCAAGCAGCTACGGCAGATGGGCATATCCGATTTTTGATTATGGGTGACAACCAGTTAAAGGCTGTCCCTCGTTATGATTCCTTGGTTTCGGCAGCCAAAAGAAAAATAAAACAAAAATGGGGGAAGACTTTATCTCCGGATGATAATATTTCTATGACTTTTATGGTTGGAGATCAGGTTGATGTAGGAACTTTAGATCATTACGAGAATGTACATTTTAAAAAGAACAGAGGTTTATCCGGTAATATTCCGATCCAGACCACAGTAGGAAATCATGAAACTTATGGAACTCTTGGAATGAATTCTTATTACGATCATTTCTACATTAGTGAACTTTCGTATAAAGGAATTTCATCTGGAACAGAGAATTATTATGCACAGCAGGCAGGTAATGTTTTGTTTATCAGTTTAAGTTCAGAACATACAGGTGCAGCACAATTAACATGGCTGCAACAGGTTCTCGCTACAGCCAATGCAGATAATACTGTAGAATGGATTTTTTCTTTAAGTCATAGACCGTACCAGGCAGAGCAATATGTTGGCGATATTTCTACATGGGTTCGTAATACGGCGGTTCCTTTATTGGTAACTTCTCCAAAATATTCAATGCATATTGGTGCGCATCACCATCTTTATCATAGAGGACAATTAAAAAACACCCCAACTTATAATATTATTTCGGGAGGAACTGCCTGGGATCAATATTGGGGATCGTCTACAGAACAGGATTTTGAAGATGTACAGAAAACAATCTGCAATTGGATTTATCAAATTGTAGATATTGACGTGATAAATGGAAAAATGGATATCGAGAGTTATTCTATTGGGAGTGTAGATAAATGGAAGAACAACCAGTTAATGGATGAATTTCATAGATACAAAAACAAAGCAGCACCTGTTAAACCTGCTATTACCAATACTTTTACGACAACAAATACTTTACCGTTAACAATTTCCGGATCGGCTTATAGTACGACAACAAATGAGCTTTTAAATACCAGTCAGTTTTTAATTTCTCAGACTCCTACATTCGATATTGTAAAGAAAGAGGTATATCGCGACTTCGAAAATTTATACGGAAAGTACGGTACCAAAAAAGATTCGACAGTTAATATCAATCTTGGCGTTGATATTACCAAGATGAATTTAGCTTCTAATTCGCTTCCAAATGGTAAATACTATGTAAAGTTAAGGTATAGAGATAGAAACCTGGAATGGTCTCCTTGGAGTGATGTTCAAACCTTTACTGTTACAGGAAGTAATACCGTTAATACGGAGATACAAACAGACGCTTTGACTTATTCGCAAAGCACGCCTATTAAAGTTAATTTTACAGATGCTCCGGCCAGTACTTCGACTTGGATAGGATTGTACAAAGACGGGCAGACACCGGGGGCTTCTACACCATCGCAAACATGGAAGTATACAGACGGAAGTGCGAGTGGTTTTATTAATTTCCCAAGCGGACTGGCAAATAAAGGACGTTATTATGCCGCAATATTTTCTAATGGAGGTTATACAGAAGTTGCTGCCCGAAAGTATTTTTATGTAGGTCCTGTTCCGGTATTAACTACAGATAAAACCGAATACTCAGTAGGTACTCCGGTAATTGTTAGTTATAGTAATGGTCCGCAGCTTGCAAAAGATTGGATTGGAATTTATAAAATGGGTGTAAATCCGGGTTCAGGAGTAGCATCGACTAGCTGGCAGTACGTTACAACGGTTGCAGATGCTAAATCTTTTACCGGATTACCAAAAGGATATTATTATGCCGAGTATTATCTGCAAGATGGTTTTAACTCTATTGGAAACAAAGTGTTCTTTAAAATTGGTGCAGTAGTTACAGAATTATGGATTAATAAACCGGTTTATGATCTTGGAGAACAAATTACGGCATCATGGACAGATGCTCCCGGAATTGTAAAAGACTGGTTAGGGGTTTACCACGAAGGGGATGATCCTAATGCGAAGCCATTAGTTAGTTACACTTACTTTGAAGGACTTTCTGAAGGGACTAAAAACATTGCAGCCGCAGAATTACCAAAAGAAAAAGGAAACTACTTTTTAGTAATGTTTACGAATGATTCTTATAACGAAGTATCAAACAGGGTTTCTTTTGAAGTAATTGAACCTCATTTGGGTAATGACGAGTTTAAAATCGATAATGGTTTAAGAGTATATCCAAATCCGACTAATAGCAATATGGAAACTTTTATTCAGTCAGAGTATCCTATTGATGAAATAGAAATTTACAGTATGGAAGGAAAATTATTGTATGCTACAAAAAATGTAAATAACAATAAGTTTTCTTTAATAAATCAAGATTTACCAAAAGGAGTTTATATTCTTAAAATACATTCTCGCAAATTATTTACAGCTAAATTAATTGTAAAATAG